From a single Desulfovibrio sp. ZJ209 genomic region:
- a CDS encoding PaaI family thioesterase — protein MEPADTLRNMDNYVARHDKLVRHLQMQVEVATPEFARIIMPISEHHKNGMGVAHGGAIFALADVAFGAAANAGRTTGVVSLTSSIEFLNPGRVGPLVGEARLVRAGHHVVSYDVRILDAEGALVARAVSTGFVTDMPLPA, from the coding sequence ATGGAGCCCGCCGACACGCTGCGGAACATGGACAACTATGTGGCCAGGCACGACAAGCTCGTGCGCCATCTGCAAATGCAGGTGGAGGTGGCCACGCCGGAATTTGCCCGGATCATCATGCCCATTTCGGAACACCACAAGAACGGCATGGGCGTGGCCCACGGCGGGGCCATCTTCGCCCTCGCCGACGTGGCCTTCGGCGCGGCAGCCAATGCCGGGCGCACCACGGGCGTGGTCAGCCTGACCTCGAGCATCGAGTTCCTGAATCCCGGCCGGGTGGGCCCGCTCGTGGGCGAGGCGCGCCTCGTGCGGGCCGGGCACCATGTGGTGAGCTATGACGTGCGCATTCTCGATGCCGAGGGGGCCCTCGTTGCGCGCGCCGTGTCCACCGGCTTCGTGACCGACATGCCACTCCCCGCCTGA